The following DNA comes from Bacillota bacterium.
CCTCTTGAATGCCATTCAAGCGCCGACCCCTATTTTTCAGGGGTTGAGGGGTATTTTGTTGGCTGTGTGTTGGCTGTAGCGGAACCGCTGGGCAATTAAAATAAAATAAAAAAGGGCCTCGCCGCGATAATGCAGCAAGGCCCTTTTGCATGTAGTCTATTCAGTTGGCGAAGATTTGGCGCCAGCATCGGGGGCAGGTGGCTCCTCGCTTTCAGCCTTGCCCTTAAGTATCTCGACAGCTTTAAGCAGCACGTCCGGAACCGGTAACCCTAACACTCCGGCGTTCTCGGTGATGCTAAGTAACTCATTGGCCAGGTAGAAGAAAATAGCCGCGTTCATGAACACCCCAGGATTACCCAGGGCGCGATCCACCTGGTGGGCAACAGCCACCAGCACAAAAATCATGATCTTAACAAAAATGCCCTTGAACCCGACTGCGGAACTCAGCTGACCGCGATACCCGGCTGCCAGCACGCCAGTGATGTAGTCCAGGATAACGAAAGTCAGCAGAATCC
Coding sequences within:
- a CDS encoding phage holin family protein, producing the protein MKYPFFQTVAAVAGGAATFLWGGWSALLGILLTFVILDYITGVLAAGYRGQLSSAVGFKGIFVKIMIFVLVAVAHQVDRALGNPGVFMNAAIFFYLANELLSITENAGVLGLPVPDVLLKAVEILKGKAESEEPPAPDAGAKSSPTE